The Ochrobactrum sp. BTU1 region GAGTTCGCCTTACGTTCCATTTTTGACCCAAGTTATCAAATGGTTTTGCTCACAGTGAAACCGATTTGCACCAGAAACATGGCGAAAGTCAAACCGGGCGCTTTGCTTGAGCGAATTAAGATGGAAACGGGCAGGCCATTCGCGTAAGCGCAATGGCAGTTGGAAAATTGCGAGTAATGAGATGCAGGGTAGGGTAGTAGGCGGCACAGAAGCCCACGTAAAGGGCATGGCGATCATGGTGCTTTCGGTATTGCTGCTGCCTCTCATGGATGCCATCGGTAAATGGCTTGCCATGATGGATAATATGCCGCCGGCCACTGTCACCTTCATGCGCTTTTTCATTCAGTCAGTGCTGATGTTTTTCGTGCTGATCGTCATGAGTGGTTTCGCGTCCCTACGGACCACTCATCTTGTCGGCAATCTTGTGCGCGGGGCGCTGATGGGCTTTGGAGGAACGTGTTTCTTCACGGCTGTAAAATATATGCCTCTGGCAGACGCCATGGCTGTGTTTTTTGCTGAACCGTTGATCCTGACGCTGCTTTCAGCCGTTTTCCTCAAGGAAAAAGTCGGCTGGCGTCGTTTCAGCGCTGTGGGTATCGGTCTCATTGGCACGATGATCGTTATTCAGCCAAGTTTCGAGATTTTCGGGGCAGTATCCTTGTTGCCTCTCGCAACCGCTGTAACTTTTGCAATTTATCTGATCCTGAACCGAAAGTATGGCACAAAGGAAAGCCCGGTCGTCATGCAGCTTTATGCCGGTATCGGCGGGGCGGCGCTAGCAGGTTTGGCGATGGTATTCGGCACGGGTCTAGGCATTGAAGATTTGAGTTTTGCGCTGCCGCATAGCCTGCAGCCTTGGCTGCTTCTGCTTTTGCTCGGTACAATTGGTACCGTCAGCCATCTCCTCGTGGTGCAGGCATTCAAGCTCGCACCCGCATCCATGCTTGCGCCGTTCCAATATCTGGAAATTGTTAATGCGGTTCTGGTCGGTTTGCTGGTGTTTGGCGATTTTCCGACGCCGTCCAAATGGTTCGGCATCGCGATCATCGTGGGATCAGGCTTCTATGTCTTCATGCGCGAGCGGCGCGTGAAGAGCGCCTGATTATTTTGTCTGGCGAGGTCCGAAGACGTTTTCGAAGGCCGTGCCCAATGCAACATCGACATCGCCCATCGTCACCGGAAGACCTAGATCGACGAGACTTGTCACGCCGTAATCAGAAATCCCGCACGGAACAATGCCGCCAAAATGTTCGAGTTCCGGCTCGACATTGATGGCAATACCATGGAAG contains the following coding sequences:
- a CDS encoding DMT family transporter, giving the protein MQGRVVGGTEAHVKGMAIMVLSVLLLPLMDAIGKWLAMMDNMPPATVTFMRFFIQSVLMFFVLIVMSGFASLRTTHLVGNLVRGALMGFGGTCFFTAVKYMPLADAMAVFFAEPLILTLLSAVFLKEKVGWRRFSAVGIGLIGTMIVIQPSFEIFGAVSLLPLATAVTFAIYLILNRKYGTKESPVVMQLYAGIGGAALAGLAMVFGTGLGIEDLSFALPHSLQPWLLLLLLGTIGTVSHLLVVQAFKLAPASMLAPFQYLEIVNAVLVGLLVFGDFPTPSKWFGIAIIVGSGFYVFMRERRVKSA